A single window of Flagellimonas maritima DNA harbors:
- a CDS encoding DUF6588 family protein → MKRIILLLMLCSFSFGISQSNLNDLLAAGLNDAERFTSDWLAPVSEAGIYSISNGWYNSADAKPLGGFEISIIGNITGFKNKDDKKAFTLNTEDYENLQFVDGSTSREVSTALGDIQGVRVFVEAEVVPGVPVREEFELPSGLASEDINFVPSGYIQASVGLIKGTEIKARFLPKIDTDDVKIGLFGVGIQHDFTEHLPADKVLPIAISGVIGYTRLNGEYDFTDTEIIEGANQRIDTRFNSWNFSAVVSTKMPIINFYGGLGYMTGKSETDILGTYVVTSGPFQSTYEDPFSITNKVNGVMASVGTKLKLGFFRLNADYNIAEFNTLTFGINFEFR, encoded by the coding sequence ATGAAAAGAATCATTCTTTTACTCATGTTATGTAGTTTTTCTTTTGGAATATCACAATCCAACCTTAATGACCTCTTGGCAGCAGGTCTAAATGATGCCGAAAGATTCACTTCGGATTGGCTTGCGCCAGTATCTGAAGCAGGTATCTATAGCATTTCAAACGGTTGGTACAATTCTGCCGATGCCAAGCCTTTGGGCGGATTTGAGATTTCCATTATCGGAAATATTACTGGATTTAAGAACAAGGACGATAAAAAAGCCTTCACCTTAAATACCGAAGATTATGAAAACCTCCAATTTGTTGATGGAAGTACTTCAAGAGAAGTTTCAACCGCTCTAGGTGATATTCAGGGCGTTCGCGTATTTGTTGAAGCAGAAGTGGTACCTGGTGTTCCTGTTAGGGAAGAGTTTGAATTACCATCCGGATTGGCTTCCGAAGATATTAATTTTGTGCCTTCGGGCTATATACAGGCCAGCGTAGGATTAATAAAAGGTACAGAAATAAAAGCAAGATTTTTGCCTAAAATCGATACTGACGATGTAAAAATCGGCCTTTTTGGGGTAGGGATTCAACATGATTTTACCGAACATCTACCTGCAGATAAAGTGCTTCCCATAGCCATATCCGGTGTTATAGGCTATACGAGGTTGAATGGTGAATATGATTTTACGGATACGGAGATTATTGAGGGAGCAAATCAAAGAATAGATACCAGATTTAATTCTTGGAATTTTAGTGCCGTGGTTTCTACAAAAATGCCCATTATCAATTTTTATGGAGGCTTAGGATATATGACCGGAAAATCAGAAACAGATATCCTGGGGACCTACGTGGTAACGTCTGGCCCTTTTCAAAGTACGTATGAAGACCCTTTTTCAATTACGAATAAAGTAAATGGTGTTATGGCCAGTGTTGGTACTAAATTAAAACTAGGTTTTTTCAGGTTGAACGCTGATTATAATATTGCAGAATTTAATACTTTGACCTTTGGTATTAATTTTGAATTCAGATAA
- the yidD gene encoding membrane protein insertion efficiency factor YidD, which yields MNVKKILIAPFVLIVRMYQLLISPYTPATCRYSPTCSAYTLQALKKHGLFKGGWLSIKRIFSCNPWGGKGYDPVP from the coding sequence ATGAATGTTAAAAAAATACTTATTGCTCCTTTTGTCCTGATAGTTAGAATGTATCAACTACTAATATCCCCATACACTCCAGCAACCTGCCGGTATTCCCCAACATGCTCCGCGTACACTCTTCAAGCGTTAAAAAAACACGGATTGTTCAAAGGAGGATGGCTATCGATTAAACGTATTTTTAGTTGCAATCCCTGGGGCGGTAAAGGATATGATCCAGTTCCCTAA
- the mdh gene encoding malate dehydrogenase: MKVTVVGAGAVGASCAEYIAMKNFASEVVLLDIKEGYAEGKAMDLMQTASLNGFDTKITGSTSDYSKTAGSNIAVITSGIPRKPGMTREELIGINAGIVKTVASSLLEHSPDVILIVVSNPMDTMTYLVHKSTGIPKHRIIGMGGALDSARFKYRLAEALEAPISDVDGMVIGGHSDTGMVPLISHATRNSIKVSEFLSKDRMQQVVEDTKVGGATLTKLLGTSAWYAPGAAVSSLVQAIACDQKKMFPCSSMLEGEFGLKDICIGVPVLLGKNGIEKIVEIELSDAEKSKMKESAEGVGKTNGLLDV; this comes from the coding sequence ATGAAAGTTACCGTAGTTGGAGCAGGAGCAGTTGGGGCAAGCTGTGCTGAATATATTGCAATGAAAAATTTTGCGTCAGAAGTTGTTTTACTGGATATCAAGGAAGGATATGCTGAAGGCAAGGCAATGGATTTGATGCAGACCGCTTCTTTAAATGGTTTTGATACCAAAATTACCGGAAGTACCAGCGATTATTCTAAAACTGCAGGTAGCAATATTGCTGTAATTACCTCTGGAATTCCACGTAAACCTGGTATGACGCGGGAAGAACTTATAGGAATCAATGCAGGTATTGTAAAGACAGTGGCCTCAAGTCTACTGGAGCATTCCCCTGATGTTATTTTGATTGTTGTGAGCAACCCAATGGATACTATGACGTACTTGGTACACAAATCTACAGGTATCCCAAAACATAGGATTATTGGAATGGGCGGTGCCCTGGACAGTGCTCGATTCAAATATAGATTGGCAGAAGCATTGGAGGCTCCGATTTCAGATGTTGATGGTATGGTCATTGGCGGTCATAGCGATACAGGTATGGTTCCATTGATAAGTCATGCAACCCGCAACAGTATAAAGGTTTCTGAGTTTTTATCTAAAGACCGTATGCAACAAGTAGTGGAAGATACTAAAGTGGGAGGTGCAACCCTTACAAAACTTTTGGGCACCAGTGCATGGTATGCGCCTGGAGCGGCAGTTTCCAGCTTAGTGCAAGCTATTGCATGTGATCAAAAGAAAATGTTCCCTTGTTCCTCCATGTTGGAAGGTGAGTTCGGACTTAAAGATATTTGCATCGGTGTACCCGTGTTATTGGGAAAAAATGGTATAGAGAAAATCGTTGAGATTGAATTGAGCGATGCTGAAAAATCAAAGATGAAGGAAAGTGCAGAAGGTGTTGGAAAAACCAACGGTCTGCTCGACGTATAA
- the secDF gene encoding protein translocase subunit SecDF: protein MQNKGLIKLFALLFGLVSIYQLSFTFIASKLEKDAENYAVNEISEAEEDYVAKREALEASYLDSIGSNPVLGYTSYDDAKKKELNKGLDLKGGINVTLQISVKDILKGLANNTKNPVFNKALADADNASKNSDDTYLELFFEAFDNIKGDTKLASPDIFANKGLSDVVNFQMSDDQVKPIIRTKIDESIVSAFEVLRERIDGFGVTQPNIQREGNSGRILVELPGARDIGRAQELLSSTAQLEFWETYSQSNQSLGTFFVNANERLKEILEPVEAEEEISKPESEIDSLLSDVAQDSLDLTAQANPLLGKLIPASPGGHAIARVQIADTAEVGKYLRMPQIKRLLPNDVQFTKFLWERPTKDSELVELYALKSNRDNTPRISGDVVSDAQDTFDQFNKPAVSMTMNTRGAKEWEKLTGDAFNNQTGIAIVLDNKVYTAPGVSTGPISGGRSEITGTFTVNETKDIANVLRAGKLPASAEIIQSEVVGPSLGQEAIDSGFMSFLIAMCFVLVWMIFYYGKAGIFADIALILNILLIFGVLTSLGAVLTLPGIAGIVLTIGMSVDANVLIFERIKEELARGKGKTQAVADGFSNALSSILDANITTGLTAIILFVFGSGPIKGFATTLLIGIVTSLFTAIFITRLLVDWYVAKKGRSLDFSTAITKNLFKNMNIKFLGKRKIAYVVSFILVGIGVFSLVTTGLQQGVDFVGGRSYQIRFEKAVNPSEIASELNTVFGSGTNVKTFGEANQIKVTTPYKVEVEGIEVDSEIQNKLYTSLQRYLPDGTSFEDFTVGASEKSIGILQSVKVGPTIADDIKNNAFLAIIGSLAVVFLYILLRFRKWQFSLGAVIAVFHDVMIVLGIFSLTGSIMPFNMEIDQAFIAAILTVIGYSLNDTVVVFDRIREIVNLKGWNNGQNINQALNSTLSRTLNTSLTTLIVLLAIFIFGGESLRGFMFAMIVGVLVGTYSSVFIATPIMFDALKKKIAGADE from the coding sequence ATGCAGAACAAAGGACTTATAAAGCTTTTCGCGCTCCTTTTTGGTTTGGTAAGTATTTATCAGCTTTCCTTCACATTTATAGCCAGTAAGCTAGAAAAGGATGCTGAAAACTATGCTGTAAATGAAATTTCGGAAGCTGAAGAAGATTATGTAGCAAAGCGTGAGGCTTTAGAAGCATCATATTTGGATTCCATTGGTAGCAATCCCGTTTTAGGATATACCAGTTATGACGATGCCAAGAAAAAAGAATTGAACAAGGGATTGGACCTTAAAGGAGGAATCAATGTGACCTTGCAGATTTCTGTAAAGGATATTTTAAAGGGACTGGCAAATAATACCAAAAATCCAGTTTTTAATAAAGCATTGGCGGATGCGGACAATGCTTCCAAAAATAGTGATGATACCTATTTGGAATTGTTCTTTGAAGCTTTTGATAATATAAAAGGTGATACCAAACTGGCATCACCGGACATTTTTGCCAATAAGGGCCTAAGTGATGTCGTAAACTTTCAAATGTCTGATGATCAAGTAAAACCAATCATCAGAACAAAAATTGACGAATCCATTGTTTCCGCTTTTGAGGTGCTTCGCGAACGTATTGATGGTTTTGGGGTTACCCAGCCAAACATCCAGCGAGAAGGAAACTCAGGTCGTATTCTAGTTGAATTGCCGGGAGCGAGAGATATTGGTAGGGCACAGGAACTACTCTCAAGCACGGCACAATTGGAATTTTGGGAAACTTACTCGCAGAGCAATCAAAGCTTGGGTACTTTTTTCGTAAACGCCAATGAAAGGCTCAAGGAGATATTGGAGCCTGTTGAGGCCGAAGAAGAAATTTCCAAGCCCGAATCTGAAATAGACTCACTTTTATCTGATGTTGCACAAGATTCGTTAGACCTGACGGCACAGGCAAATCCCTTATTGGGGAAATTGATTCCTGCCAGTCCAGGTGGTCATGCAATTGCCAGAGTGCAGATTGCCGATACCGCTGAGGTTGGGAAATATCTTAGAATGCCACAAATTAAAAGACTTTTACCTAACGATGTACAGTTTACAAAATTTCTTTGGGAAAGACCAACAAAAGATTCTGAACTTGTAGAGCTTTATGCATTAAAATCCAATAGGGACAATACACCAAGAATAAGTGGTGACGTAGTTTCCGATGCGCAGGACACCTTTGATCAGTTCAATAAGCCAGCAGTGAGCATGACGATGAATACCCGTGGTGCAAAAGAATGGGAAAAATTGACCGGTGATGCATTCAACAATCAAACCGGTATAGCAATCGTTCTTGATAATAAGGTGTACACGGCCCCAGGGGTTTCCACGGGCCCAATATCTGGCGGACGTTCAGAAATTACTGGAACTTTTACCGTAAACGAAACCAAAGATATCGCCAATGTACTCCGAGCCGGTAAATTACCGGCATCGGCAGAGATTATTCAATCTGAAGTTGTTGGACCTTCTTTGGGGCAAGAGGCCATCGATAGCGGCTTTATGTCGTTCTTGATTGCCATGTGTTTTGTATTGGTCTGGATGATTTTCTATTACGGAAAAGCCGGGATTTTTGCAGATATTGCATTGATTCTAAACATCCTTTTGATTTTTGGGGTGCTTACGAGCTTAGGAGCTGTATTGACGTTGCCGGGTATTGCAGGTATTGTTTTGACAATTGGTATGTCTGTAGATGCCAACGTTCTTATTTTTGAGAGGATTAAGGAAGAGTTGGCACGCGGAAAGGGGAAAACGCAAGCAGTTGCAGATGGTTTCAGCAATGCACTCTCCTCTATCTTGGATGCCAATATCACAACAGGTCTTACAGCGATAATATTGTTCGTTTTTGGTTCTGGTCCTATAAAAGGATTTGCAACTACCTTATTGATAGGTATCGTGACCTCATTATTTACAGCCATATTTATCACACGTTTATTGGTAGACTGGTATGTGGCGAAAAAAGGGAGGAGCTTGGATTTCTCTACAGCAATCACCAAGAATTTGTTCAAGAACATGAACATTAAATTCTTGGGCAAGCGTAAGATTGCTTACGTGGTTTCGTTTATTTTGGTAGGCATTGGTGTTTTCTCGTTGGTGACAACAGGATTGCAGCAGGGAGTTGATTTTGTTGGGGGGCGTTCATACCAGATTCGTTTTGAAAAAGCAGTGAATCCTTCTGAAATTGCTTCAGAGTTGAATACTGTTTTCGGAAGTGGAACCAATGTGAAGACTTTTGGAGAAGCCAATCAGATTAAGGTCACTACACCTTATAAAGTTGAAGTAGAAGGAATAGAGGTAGATTCAGAAATACAGAACAAATTATATACCTCACTACAGAGATATCTACCGGATGGAACTTCTTTTGAAGATTTTACCGTAGGGGCTTCTGAAAAATCCATTGGTATCTTACAGTCCGTAAAAGTTGGACCTACTATAGCGGATGATATTAAGAACAATGCATTTTTAGCCATTATCGGTTCTTTGGCTGTAGTGTTTTTATACATTCTATTGCGTTTTAGAAAATGGCAATTCTCTTTAGGTGCCGTTATTGCCGTATTTCATGATGTAATGATTGTGTTGGGAATATTTTCCCTAACAGGAAGCATTATGCCATTCAATATGGAAATTGACCAAGCCTTTATTGCAGCTATCCTTACCGTAATCGGTTACTCATTAAATGATACGGTGGTCGTTTTTGACCGTATTCGTGAAATTGTAAACTTAAAGGGCTGGAACAATGGTCAAAATATAAATCAGGCCTTGAACAGTACCTTGAGTCGTACGTTGAATACCTCCTTGACCACGTTAATCGTATTATTGGCTATCTTTATTTTTGGCGGAGAAAGTTTAAGAGGGTTTATGTTTGCCATGATTGTTGGTGTGCTTGTAGGTACGTACTCCTCGGTATTTATCGCAACACCCATTATGTTCGATGCATTGAAAAAGAAAATAGCGGGAGCGGACGAATAA
- a CDS encoding DUF192 domain-containing protein produces the protein MKTFSLFLVSFILLYSCKTETKQEIKTETITFSKEGSLTISRAETDSILTTLDIEIAESEYETQTGLMYRNSMKDNQGMLFIFPDVAVHSFYMKNTEFALDIIYIDEDLKIASFQKNAQPFNETGLSSKVPVKYVLEVNAGLSDEWGLEIDDTVSFIKD, from the coding sequence ATGAAGACATTTTCACTTTTTCTGGTTTCTTTTATACTGTTGTATTCTTGCAAGACAGAAACCAAGCAAGAAATAAAAACCGAAACCATAACTTTCTCAAAAGAAGGTTCTCTTACTATTTCACGAGCAGAAACAGATTCCATCTTGACCACATTGGATATTGAAATAGCCGAATCGGAATACGAAACCCAAACTGGATTGATGTACCGTAATTCAATGAAAGACAATCAAGGTATGCTGTTTATTTTTCCTGATGTTGCCGTACATTCCTTCTATATGAAGAACACCGAATTTGCGCTGGATATCATTTATATCGATGAGGATTTAAAAATTGCCAGTTTTCAGAAGAATGCGCAACCCTTCAATGAAACTGGGCTTTCCTCTAAAGTCCCAGTAAAATATGTTTTGGAGGTCAATGCTGGACTTTCAGATGAATGGGGCTTGGAAATCGATGATACCGTTTCTTTTATTAAAGACTAG
- a CDS encoding GNAT family N-acetyltransferase, producing the protein MPNFLLENENTERLFFRRVSPADFNDWLPFFYNPLSTKYWDGISLNPADACKDQFDKIFERYEMNLGGMNALILKQTGQLVGLCGLLVQHVDSVEVLEIGYSVLPKFWRKGFAFEAAHKCKDFAFQNKLADSLISIIHVDNIPSQKVAIKIGMYLEKTTTYKDNPVHIFRVDHG; encoded by the coding sequence ATGCCAAATTTTCTTTTAGAGAACGAAAATACTGAAAGGCTCTTCTTTCGAAGAGTTTCGCCAGCTGATTTTAATGACTGGTTACCCTTTTTTTACAACCCTCTATCTACTAAATATTGGGATGGTATTTCCCTGAATCCAGCAGATGCCTGTAAAGATCAGTTCGATAAAATTTTTGAGCGATACGAAATGAATTTAGGTGGCATGAATGCACTGATTTTAAAACAAACTGGGCAACTTGTGGGCCTATGTGGTCTTTTGGTACAACATGTTGATTCGGTTGAAGTATTGGAGATTGGTTATTCAGTCCTACCAAAATTTTGGCGCAAAGGTTTTGCGTTTGAAGCTGCCCATAAATGTAAAGACTTCGCATTTCAAAATAAGCTTGCAGATTCCCTTATCTCTATAATTCATGTTGATAACATTCCTTCCCAAAAAGTGGCCATTAAAATTGGTATGTATTTGGAAAAAACTACAACATACAAAGACAATCCCGTTCACATTTTTAGGGTAGATCATGGATAA
- a CDS encoding ATP-binding cassette domain-containing protein has protein sequence MTHLKSPSILIDNTSRTDAFVSNLLAGSSEIFRGLNGKTGLLFSKSEIKRFMDKEERHDVKILTKGTSQTLKSMSSGEQKKALLGYILQHDPDFLILVNPYDNLDVDTQAVLKEQLLAISKTKTLIQMVSRLEDFLPIQSVYYKLMGDTLKKYTSHDSFLKANQYIESQFTGTIPPPLHSIEVAGEVLVRFKNVSVGFEGHKVLDSIDWSIKKGEFWQLIGPNGSGKTTLLSMITGDSHKGYGQDLTIFGQKKGSGESVWDLKKKIGYYTPSMTDKFKGHHNLEDMVISGLYDSVGLYNYATDQEKSLALSWLKLLQLDDKRNMKFLSLTTGEKRLVMTARAMIKHPPLLILDEPTAGLDEKSTGLFIALVNKIAKESDTTVIFVSHRKESGLLPKFDYILKTNLNGSTGKVKQHAYN, from the coding sequence ATGACCCATTTAAAAAGCCCTTCAATTCTAATAGACAATACTTCCAGAACCGATGCATTTGTAAGCAATTTGTTGGCGGGCAGTTCAGAAATATTTCGCGGATTGAATGGAAAAACAGGGTTATTGTTTTCAAAATCGGAGATTAAACGTTTTATGGACAAAGAGGAAAGACACGATGTAAAAATCTTGACCAAGGGAACCTCCCAGACCTTAAAATCGATGAGTAGCGGAGAACAGAAAAAAGCATTGCTGGGCTACATTTTACAACATGACCCGGATTTTTTGATTTTGGTCAATCCGTATGATAATTTGGACGTTGATACACAAGCCGTCTTAAAAGAACAATTATTAGCTATTTCAAAGACCAAAACGCTTATTCAAATGGTAAGTCGTTTGGAAGATTTCCTGCCAATTCAATCGGTCTACTATAAGTTGATGGGAGATACTCTGAAAAAATATACTTCGCATGATTCTTTTTTAAAAGCAAATCAATATATAGAATCTCAATTCACGGGAACCATTCCACCCCCACTACATTCCATAGAGGTTGCGGGGGAAGTACTTGTCAGATTCAAAAATGTATCTGTTGGTTTTGAAGGGCACAAAGTTTTGGACAGTATTGATTGGAGCATAAAAAAAGGAGAGTTTTGGCAATTGATCGGACCCAACGGAAGTGGAAAGACCACATTGTTATCCATGATCACTGGGGACAGCCATAAAGGATACGGGCAAGACCTGACCATATTTGGACAAAAAAAAGGAAGTGGTGAAAGTGTTTGGGACCTTAAGAAAAAAATTGGATACTACACACCATCAATGACGGATAAGTTCAAAGGTCACCATAATCTGGAGGATATGGTCATCTCTGGACTGTACGATTCAGTGGGACTATATAATTATGCTACTGACCAAGAAAAAAGTCTGGCACTTTCATGGTTAAAGCTTTTACAGTTGGATGATAAAAGAAACATGAAATTCCTATCCCTTACAACTGGCGAAAAAAGACTTGTTATGACAGCTAGGGCCATGATAAAACACCCTCCTCTTTTAATTTTGGACGAACCAACGGCAGGATTGGATGAAAAAAGTACAGGGCTATTTATAGCATTGGTCAATAAGATTGCAAAGGAAAGTGATACTACTGTTATTTTTGTCTCACATAGAAAGGAAAGTGGATTGTTACCTAAGTTTGATTATATTTTAAAGACAAATTTAAATGGGTCAACCGGAAAAGTAAAACAACATGCATATAATTGA
- a CDS encoding GNAT family N-acetyltransferase, producing the protein MHIIEAKEEDASYIALLGRFTFKETFGHYFNDEKDLQDYLSRTFNVPKLKNSLNKPNNIFWLAYVDNLPVGYAKLKLNSLSEFINSPRVCQLQKIYVLKDFLSLGIGQELQKKVLEKAAADKSEKIWLSVLKSNTRAINFYEKNDFDKIGDHDFQIGKEHFEFQAMAKNLI; encoded by the coding sequence ATGCATATAATTGAAGCTAAAGAAGAAGATGCTTCCTACATTGCCCTATTGGGGAGGTTCACCTTCAAGGAAACTTTTGGTCATTATTTCAATGACGAAAAAGATTTGCAAGATTACCTGTCACGGACTTTTAACGTTCCTAAACTAAAAAACAGTCTTAACAAGCCCAACAATATCTTTTGGTTGGCTTATGTTGATAATCTCCCAGTAGGATATGCCAAACTAAAGCTTAATTCCTTATCAGAATTTATCAACTCACCACGTGTATGTCAACTTCAAAAAATATATGTTCTAAAAGATTTTTTATCTCTGGGAATTGGACAGGAGCTACAAAAGAAAGTTTTGGAAAAAGCGGCAGCCGATAAATCTGAAAAAATTTGGCTTTCTGTATTGAAAAGTAATACAAGAGCCATTAATTTTTATGAGAAAAATGACTTTGATAAAATAGGTGACCATGATTTCCAAATTGGGAAAGAGCATTTTGAATTTCAAGCTATGGCTAAAAACCTTATATAA
- the lgt gene encoding prolipoprotein diacylglyceryl transferase, producing MYFLGFNWNPDGTLFTLGFIQIKYYNLLWIAAFIVGWYIMKRIFLNENKSMEKLDSLFIHGVVSIMLGARLGHVFFYDWDYYKNHLVEILLPIRESSDGSLFGFINGYEFTGFTGLASHGATIAAIIGVWLYCRKWKDIKMLWLLDRMVVASAIGAGFVRFGNFFNSEINGKIVDKSFALATRFIRDSDDMPTYKAMGITKEETANAAYKAIEHNPEFSSVLESIPFRHPAQLYEGFCYVLLFIALYFLYWKTDKRNKTGYLFGFFMVGLWTVRFFVEYFKKSQGGFEESLGVFSTGQWLSIPMIIVGLYFMFRPDPSKTTE from the coding sequence ATGTATTTCTTAGGCTTTAATTGGAATCCTGATGGCACGCTCTTTACACTCGGTTTCATTCAAATAAAATATTATAATCTGCTTTGGATTGCCGCTTTTATTGTGGGCTGGTACATTATGAAACGTATCTTTCTGAATGAAAATAAGTCCATGGAAAAATTGGACTCCCTATTTATTCATGGCGTAGTCTCCATTATGCTCGGTGCACGTTTGGGACATGTCTTTTTTTATGATTGGGATTATTACAAAAATCACTTGGTAGAGATTCTTTTGCCCATACGTGAAAGTTCAGATGGTTCCCTGTTTGGATTTATCAATGGATATGAATTTACAGGATTCACGGGTCTGGCCAGCCATGGTGCAACAATCGCCGCGATTATAGGAGTTTGGCTATACTGTAGAAAATGGAAGGATATTAAAATGTTGTGGTTGCTCGATAGAATGGTTGTCGCTTCTGCCATTGGAGCAGGCTTTGTGCGCTTTGGAAATTTTTTCAACTCAGAGATCAATGGAAAAATAGTTGATAAATCATTCGCATTGGCCACCCGCTTTATACGCGATTCAGATGACATGCCTACGTACAAAGCAATGGGAATTACCAAAGAAGAAACAGCAAATGCAGCTTATAAGGCTATTGAACATAATCCAGAATTTTCAAGCGTATTGGAATCCATTCCCTTTCGGCACCCCGCACAATTGTACGAAGGTTTCTGCTATGTTTTATTGTTCATTGCTTTGTACTTTTTGTATTGGAAAACAGATAAAAGAAACAAGACAGGTTACCTTTTCGGCTTTTTTATGGTAGGGCTGTGGACCGTACGCTTTTTTGTGGAGTACTTTAAGAAAAGTCAAGGAGGCTTTGAAGAATCATTGGGAGTTTTTTCCACAGGACAATGGCTAAGCATTCCCATGATTATTGTTGGTCTATATTTTATGTTTAGACCAGATCCGTCTAAAACCACCGAATAG